In Saccharomyces paradoxus chromosome XVI, complete sequence, the genomic stretch GTTCTGGAGAATTGCGATTTTTTACATCACGACCGTTGTCATTATCGGATGTCTGGTGCCTTATAACGATAGTAGGCTGCTCAGCGGTTCGACTAGCGAAGATATCTCTGCGTCCCCCTTTGTTATTGCTTTGAGTAACACAGGATCAATGGGCCAAAAAGTTTCCAACTTCATGAATGTTGTTATCCTTGTTGCAGTGGTATCCGTTTGCAATTCGTGCGTTTATGCTTCTTCGAGACTAATTCAAGCTCTAGGTGCATCAGGCCAACTTCCGTCAATCTGTTCCTATATGGACAGAAAAGGAAGACCTTTGGTTGGTATTGGGATTAGTGGCGCATTTGGTCTTTTAGGTTTTCTTGTAGCCTCGAAAAAGGAGGACGAGGTCTTTACTTGGCTTTTCGCTCTTTGTTCcatttcatcatttttcacATGGTTTTGTATTTGCATGTCACAGGTTAGATTTAGAATGGCTTTGAAAGCGCAAGGAAGATCCAAGGACGAAATAGCTTACAAATCTATGCTGGGTATTTACGGAGGAATTTTAGGATGCATACTAAATGCTTTGCTAGTTGCAGGTGAAATATACGTGTCTGCCGCCCCGGTTGGCAGCCCTAGCTCCGCCGAAGCCTTCTTTGAGTACTGTTTAAGTATTCCAATTATGATTGTCGTTTATGTTGCGCACAGAATTTATCGAAGAGATTGGAAAAACTGGtatatcaagaaaagtGACATTGATCTTGACACCGGATGTTCCGTGGAGAATCTGGAGCTTTTCAAAGCGCAAAAAGAAGCGGAGAAACAACACATTGCTTCTAAACCGTTCTACTACAAGATTTATAGATTTTGGTGTTAGTTGACTCTCTTGCATATGTAActtttaataaaatttgCGAATCGAATTCCTTGCTCTTTTCCAGGTAAACCATTATTGTCTGGCGCTCGCATTGTTAAGCAGGAGGCCGTGCGGCGACTTCGAGAGGTTTCACGCAGGGTTTTTTCTCCTACAGCACGGCATTCTggagtgaaaaaaaatgaaaagttcAGCTCGAAGTTTTTTTGTCCATCGGTTGTATTTAGTAAGTATTAGTCACCTCTGATAGCAGAAATTACTACCATCGAAGCTTATTCACGCTTGATTACACTTATATATTGAAGGCTTAGTTCAACCAAGCTGAAAAGAACCATTATTCAACATAATTGGAAATCAGTTTATCACTAAATTGCGTGAAAATTGCAGAAAAAATGGCACGTCTTCCTCTGAAGCAGTTACTAGCAGATAGCCCCAAAAAAgttcttgttcttgatgGTGGCCAAGGAACAGAATTGGAAAACAGAGGTATCAAAGTTGCCAACCCCGTGTGGTCAACTATTCCATTCATTAGTGAGTCGTTTTGGTCTGATGAGTCATCAGCCAACAGAAAAATCGTCAAAGAAATGTTCAACGATTTCTTGAATGCTGGTGCGGAAATATTGATGACTACAACATATCAAACGAGTTATAAATCAGTCTCTGAAAACACCCCGATTAAGACTTTATCAGAATACAATAACCTTTTGAATAGGATCGTCGATTTTTCTCGTAATTGCATTGGCGAAGACAAATACTTGATTGGCTGTATTGGCCCATGGGGTGCTCATATTTGTCGCGAGTTCACAGGTGACTATGGTGCTGAACCGGAAAATATTGACTTCTATCAATACTTTAAACCTCAGTTGGAAaacttcaataaaaatgataaactGGATTTGATTGGGTTTGAAACCATTCCTAACATTCATGAGCTGAAGGCTATTCTGTCTTGGGATGAGAGTATCCTATCCAAACCCTTCTACATCGGGTTATCCGTGCATGAGAACGGTGTCTTGAGAGATGGCACTACCATGGAAGAAGTTGCACAAGTTATTAAGGACTTGGGCGACAAAATAAATCCCAACTTTTCCCTCCTAGGTATCAACTGCGTCAGCTTCAACCAGTCTCCTGACATTCTTGAGTCCTTACATCAAGCCCTGCCAAAAATGGCCTTGCTTGCTTATCCAAATAGTGGGGAAGTTTATGAcactgaaaagaaaatatggttGCCAAATAGCGATAAGCTAAACAGTTGGGATACGGTTGTCAAACGATACATTAGCAGCGGTGCCCGCATCATTGGTGGTTGCTGTAGAACAAGTCCAAAAGATATCCAAGAAATTTCCGCAGCCGTTAAGAAATATACCTGATTGCATTTGTAGAAGTTGGAAAGTTCTGAacattatatatatgcttGGAAGCAGCACCTTGTACTAGATACGCTTTATAAACAACAGAAGATGTATTATTTATTGTCCTTACAATGCTTTTCAGCGGCGAAGATTCTTCCGTACTTTGCCGACAAAAGAGTAAACTTCATATCTTTTGTATGATCTGCAAAAACCAACTACTACTTCCTCGGACGTAAATTCAGAATACACAAGAGTAAAACAGATGAAAGGAGATAGCCACCCCGACCTCTCGAAATCGTTTTTTCTCTCTGCTGAATCCACATAAGGCAGATTGTTTCATAAGGCAGATTGTTTCGTAAGGATATGTCGGCTGGATGCCGCGGCCTGTTGTATTTACCGTCACTTCTTTTTGCCCTACTAAACTGATACCGACGGCCTTGGCATGCCAGAATTTCGAAAACAGAGCATTGCTTGTTATGTTTTGCACCAGTAGGTTCTTTAGCGTATATGTTGATTAAATTTCGataagaataaataaaatggaaaaaatatgtactatacgaaaataatattgaaTGCGTTACCTGCCTATTCAATAAAGGATTCAAAGCACTCTACGAATGATTCTAAATTATACGAATCAGGATAGTGAATACAGATATTCAAGCCCATCTCTTCGCAGTACGTATATGAAAGAGACATTAATGTGGGGCGATTTATCGAGCTTGTAAATCCCGTACTCACAATATTGAAAGATTTATCATCGTTGTTCATCGATAGTGATATGTCAGAAACATCATTAATTTGAatcaattttgtttttgagTTTTGGATATggaaatcatcatcattgtcatATTTCATTCTTCTTATATCGTCGTCATTAAATCCATTCTTTTCCCAGCTTTTTAATTTCGCCATAATGAAGCCGCTAACATGTTTTGTAACTTTATTAAACTGGCACTCCATTAATCTTTCATTAAactcatcatcattatccTCGTTATCATTACTGTTCGCCAAAAATTCGTTGACAGAAAGTTCGTCATCAATTAAAGAAAGTGGACATTCGACCCTCAACTCTTTAAAGAAGAGACCCAATGATTCGCCCAAGCCCAAGTGCTTTCTTAAATTGATAGGAATAGAAAATACTATTGTACCGGTAAAATCCTTAACGAGAGGTTTTAAACATATCATTGCAATACCACAGATGAAACTTCTTAGACATATATGCTCTTGATTAACAATGGACTTCAAATAGTTAAATCTTTGGTTGTTCACTATCCCAAATACTGTTGTCCCGCATAATGAAGTGTGTGCATTCAAGATATCATTGTACTTCTTTAGTTGTGTTGCAGATGCTGATGTGGTAAGGGAAGTTTGGTTGGTCAAATAACCGAAAGGTCTCTTCAAAGTATTATAGTAtattgatttgaaaaaagattgAGTTTGCTTGTGGAAGATTTGTGGTGTCATAGCAGGCAGGTGTAATTTTGCACTATCGTATATCGATTTGGGAAATTTTAATTCTGAGAGATTGACGTCATTGATATCAAACAATACCCTATCTTCAGAGTGCTTTACTGTGCTGATTTCGTTtagttcttttaaaaataatttaTGAAAGTTAGCCGCTGAAAAGATATCAAACAACACGTCGTGACCATGAAACACCAATAGCGCTTCATCAATCACATATAGTGTCCACAAAGGTTTATTTGATCCAGGAACAAACCTAGTCTTGTTAAAGGCATGACGTAAGAGATAAGGAGGTGGAACGCCCCAATGACAATTGACCtctttatcttttatgGTTTCAAACTCAATCAGATTAACAATATCGGAAGTTTTTAGTTGCTCCAATGGCTCGAATTCCCATTCTTCGTTTACAGTCGCAAATAATGCCGGTTGTGATTTAAttaatcttttcaaagttGTTGCTATTAAGGGCAGCGTCAGACGGGAGTCatctttggaagaatttgTTCCGAGTGTAACTTCATCCGAATGCCAGTCGGCGTCATTTTCTCTATTTAAAGATTTCGAGTATGTGCTCGAGAAAATAGTTCCATTTCTTTGGTCATTCAAAGATTGAgtgagaatttttttttcaaagcttGATAGTGGCCTAAATGCTGTCATTATAACAAAGTGAGGAGATGTCTATATTGTGAGCTCTAGATGCATTGGTCAAGATGGGTGTGACAAGGACCATGTATACACCCTTTATATATGGCTGCCCCATACAAGTTTGTGCTCGTATGCTGAGTGTGATCTACTCATCGATTCGTTAATAAATCGTTTAGCCAAGCATATGGTAAACGTATAGCAGAGTCATACCCCTGATGGCTGCAGACGCAGGGAATACTCAGCCTCGAAACAACATTTTAATTTATGTGGGTATGCATGGCTATAATCTTCTATTTCTGTCACCTTTCGTTTATTCTAAACGAATTTGCGACGTTCAACGAAAGCgtgttgaaaaaggaaatctCGGAAGTTAAACGGTCGGAAAACAGACGAAAACaagttgttgttgttactTGTAGAGGAAAGAGCTATTTCATAGCTCGTTTGGGAATGCAGGGGATGACGTCCTTTCTCAGGTGTGTTGTCTTGACTGTCCTTAAACATATTGGGCTATCATACCAGTAAAACGGAAACATACAATGGTCAGATTCGTTCTATTTGGCTACGAGAATGCGACGCCTAGGTTCCCTCAACAACTATTTGACCGATGTTTATGGTTTTCTAAGACTGCAAGTAGACATTACGGTGGCTaagtattctttttttaccacTTTTCGACGTTGTGCTCCATCTTATCCCCTGGAAAACATTTCTAATCATCTTAAATTTTGTGATTGGGAATGTTTAACGTTGTCTTAAAGTGTCCTTCATCGGAGAATCAAAGTGAAGGTTCGCTGCTCGCTAAAAGCCGATCTTGAATGATGCGAAGAAGTGCAAAAGGCTTAGCAAAATTGCTAGTTTACCGACGTCGCTTAGCGTATTCCGTCCTATTACCCTAATAGCGGATTGATAGTGTCAGATGACTTCGATGCCTGTGTACATAGGAAGGTTTTCTTGTATATTGAGAATTGGGATGGCCACTGGAATACTAACGATTCCAAGGTTTTGCCATTGAATGGATACTGAAGCCAGCTGTGTATTTCAATATAGGTtgttatattattttggaTCATTTATTTCATAAGCGTCGGTTTTGGCGGTATTGTTTCCACAGCTTTTATGAGACGTTTTGTGCAAACTCGGAAACACCTGTGATGTAATCAGAACAATCCCGAACAAAATTGTAAACTCGcaatattcttttgtttgaGTGGGCCCGCGGTGTGGTTTATTTCCAATTTATTCATCACGTATATGGCAGCATATTCTTCTGATCAGCTTAACAATAAAACTTTTCGCACTTAAAACACGATGACAGTTGGACTCTAAGATATTCCTATTCAAATACAATACTTTAACCAATAGCAACTGAACACTAAATAAAGGATATGTTATATCAAGTGTTGTTTAAGTATATATGGTCTTGGTCATAAATATTGTGAGTTACTGTAGACGCAATAGTGACAAGTCAGAGTActtacaaagaaaaaaactgaTCTAATTAAGGAGGGTCCAATGTACGCATCCCTCCAGGCtcaaaagatttgaaaaaacttGTCGATGACCTCAGAGTAAGCTAAGAAACGACGTAGTTCTCTTtcgaaaaaggaaatttcttgattatataaaagCATTTCACCAATTCtgtcgaagaaaaaaaaggaaggaagCTATAGCAACTTTTTACTAAGGCGCTAATTGAGAAATCAGGTTATCCTTATTGGGAAATACTCTAAACTAGATAAAGGCAGATGATTTACTAACTTactattttcatttcagtTCAAACAACGCGCCTATTGTGAATACTTTTATACGAACCAATGAAATTTGATCCTCCCCTTTTTCATCTAGTTTAATGAAGACATACAAGTAGGACTTTCTATTGAGCACTTAGCAAGATTTGTATTTTTGAGGTAACGTTGACAGTTTCAGCTCACAACCGCAATCAAAAAATGTCCGCCTGGAGGAAAGCTGGTATATCGTATGCTGCATATTTGAACGTGGCCGCTCAGGCTATTCGCTCTTCATTGAAAACTGAGTTGCAAACCGCTAGTGTCCTCAGTAGATCGAAAACAGATGCCTTTTATACCCAGTATAAGAATGGTACTGCTGCTTCTGAACCCACTCCAATAACAAAATAGTTAAATACTTCCTGGGAACTGCGGCTCTTTGTACTCGCTGATATACATTTTAAATATTCTAGCAACTGTGTATGAAAACTTACATACTTTTATACGGGAAAGTAATAACGACTACAATAATAGTGACTGTTGGCCGCTTCTAAGAGCTTCGAAGAGTAGTATGAAGTTCGTACCGTTGCattaaaaggaaaagaaatatatgtCATATCGTCGCCAATCGCAATGTTAAATGGTCGTTTACCGCTGTTGCGAGTGGGCATATACAGAAATATGCTGTCCCGTCCCCGACTGCCTAAACTGCTATCCATGAGGTTTCGGTCTCTGCTCACCCCTTCTTCATCGCAGCTCATTCCTATCAATCGCTTATGTTTACGGTCTCCTACAATTGGCAAATCACTAGTTTTGCAATCCTTCAGATGTAATTCATCCAAAACAGAACCGCAAGCCTCCCTGCCTTCAGCCTCTTCCGTATCTAAAGGAACGGCAAATTCAGCACACGCAAAGGAGCAATCTAAAAGCGATGACTATAAAGATATAATAAGGCTATTTATGTTGGCAAAACGGGATTGGAAACTGCTTCTTAC encodes the following:
- the PBI1 gene encoding Pbi1p (similar to YPL272C), whose amino-acid sequence is MTAFRPLSSFEKKILTQSLNDQRNGTIFSSTYSKSLNRENDADWHSDEVTLGTNSSKDDSRLTLPLIATTLKRLIKSQPALFATVNEEWEFEPLEQLKTSDIVNLIEFETIKDKEVNCHWGVPPPYLLRHAFNKTRFVPGSNKPLWTLYVIDEALLVFHGHDVLFDIFSAANFHKLFLKELNEISTVKHSEDRVLFDINDVNLSELKFPKSIYDSAKLHLPAMTPQIFHKQTQSFFKSIYYNTLKRPFGYLTNQTSLTTSASATQLKKYNDILNAHTSLCGTTVFGIVNNQRFNYLKSIVNQEHICLRSFICGIAMICLKPLVKDFTGTIVFSIPINLRKHLGLGESLGLFFKELRVECPLSLIDDELSVNEFLANSNDNEDNDDEFNERLMECQFNKVTKHVSGFIMAKLKSWEKNGFNDDDIRRMKYDNDDDFHIQNSKTKLIQINDVSDISLSMNNDDKSFNIVSTGFTSSINRPTLMSLSYTYCEEMGLNICIHYPDSYNLESFVECFESFIE
- the ATP15 gene encoding F1F0 ATP synthase subunit epsilon (Epsilon subunit of the F1 sector of mitochondrial F1F0 ATP synthase~similar to YPL271W), translating into MSAWRKAGISYAAYLNVAAQAIRSSLKTELQTASVLSRSKTDAFYTQYKNGTAASEPTPITK
- the SAM4 gene encoding S-adenosylmethionine-homocysteine S-methyltransferase SAM4 (S-adenosylmethionine-homocysteine methyltransferase~similar to YPL273W) is translated as MARLPLKQLLADSPKKVLVLDGGQGTELENRGIKVANPVWSTIPFISESFWSDESSANRKIVKEMFNDFLNAGAEILMTTTYQTSYKSVSENTPIKTLSEYNNLLNRIVDFSRNCIGEDKYLIGCIGPWGAHICREFTGDYGAEPENIDFYQYFKPQLENFNKNDKLDLIGFETIPNIHELKAILSWDESILSKPFYIGLSVHENGVLRDGTTMEEVAQVIKDLGDKINPNFSLLGINCVSFNQSPDILESLHQALPKMALLAYPNSGEVYDTEKKIWLPNSDKLNSWDTVVKRYISSGARIIGGCCRTSPKDIQEISAAVKKYT